Proteins co-encoded in one Stutzerimonas stutzeri genomic window:
- the malK gene encoding maltose/maltodextrin ABC transporter ATP-binding protein MalK: MASVTLRNICKSYDEVPITRNVDLDIADGEFVVFVGPSGCGKSTLLRLIAGLEDITDGELQIDGERVNELPPMDRSVGMVFQSYALYPHMNVAENMAFGLKLAKVSKVEINRRVESVAKILQLDHLLERKPKDLSGGQRQRVAIGRTMVREPKVFLFDEPLSNLDAFLRVQMRIEISRLHQRLKATMIYVTHDQVEAMTLADKIVVLNAGRIAQVGPPLELYHYPHNQFVAGFIGSPQMNFLPVRALRADADSVEVEMPGGSTMWVPVDGRKVNPGDALTLGARPEHFVDAEQADFVFNGEIAVAERLGDHNLLHLNLEGVDSMVAVASDGNRRVSVGQIFATGLQANKCHLFRADGEACARHYREPALHG; the protein is encoded by the coding sequence ATGGCCAGTGTAACCCTGCGGAATATTTGCAAGAGTTATGACGAGGTCCCCATCACCCGCAACGTCGATCTGGACATTGCCGACGGCGAGTTCGTGGTGTTCGTCGGGCCGTCGGGATGCGGCAAGTCAACCTTGCTGCGGCTGATCGCAGGCCTCGAAGACATCACCGACGGCGAATTGCAGATCGATGGTGAGCGGGTCAACGAGCTGCCTCCGATGGATCGCTCGGTGGGGATGGTCTTCCAGTCCTACGCCCTTTATCCGCACATGAACGTGGCGGAGAACATGGCATTCGGTCTCAAGCTGGCCAAGGTCAGCAAGGTCGAGATCAACCGCCGCGTCGAGTCGGTCGCCAAGATCCTCCAGCTCGATCACCTGCTCGAACGCAAACCCAAGGATCTGTCTGGCGGGCAACGCCAGCGCGTCGCGATCGGCCGCACGATGGTTCGCGAGCCCAAGGTGTTCCTGTTCGACGAGCCACTGTCCAATCTGGACGCGTTCCTTCGGGTGCAGATGCGTATCGAAATCTCGCGCCTGCACCAGCGCCTCAAGGCCACGATGATCTATGTCACCCATGACCAGGTCGAGGCCATGACCCTGGCCGACAAGATCGTGGTGCTCAACGCCGGGCGCATCGCCCAGGTTGGCCCGCCGCTGGAGCTGTATCACTACCCGCATAACCAGTTCGTCGCCGGGTTCATTGGCTCGCCGCAGATGAATTTTCTGCCGGTGCGCGCCTTGCGCGCCGATGCGGACTCGGTGGAGGTCGAGATGCCCGGCGGCAGCACCATGTGGGTGCCGGTGGATGGCAGGAAGGTCAATCCAGGCGATGCGCTGACCCTGGGTGCTCGCCCCGAGCATTTCGTTGACGCCGAACAGGCGGATTTCGTCTTCAACGGCGAAATCGCGGTGGCCGAGCGGCTTGGCGATCACAACCTGCTGCACCTGAACCTCGAGGGGGTCGACTCGATGGTGGCGGTGGCCAGCGATGGCAATCGTCGAGTGTCGG